Genomic window (Streptomyces sp. NBC_00078):
TTAGCGCTCACAATTCCCCTGCTCGGCGGGTCGAACCCAAGACGGAAGAGGTCCACAGTGATAGCCACACATCTGAGAGGGCTCCGGCTGAGGGTGGTGGGCGCGGTCCTGGCATTGCTCGCCGGCATCCTGGCCGCCACCATCAGCACCGCTGGCACGGCCCAGGCCGCCTCGTCGCTGCCCTGCGACATCTACGGTTCCGCCGGGACGCCCTGCGCCGCGGCGCACAGCACCACGCGGGCGCTCTACGCCTCTTACAACGGCTCTCTCTACCAGGTCAAGCGCGCCTCGGACTCCGCCACCACCAACATCGGCGTACTCAGTGCCGGCGGCTACGCCAACGCCGCGGCGCAGGACTCCTTCTGCTCCGGCACGACCTGCGTCATCACCAAGATCTACGACCAGAGCTCGAACCACAACGACCTGACCATCGAGGGGCCGGGGGGCAACGGCGGACAGGACGTCGGCGCGATCGCGAACGCTCTGCCGGTCACGGTCGGCGGCCACAAGGCGTACGGCATCTTCGTGAACGCCGGCGTCGGCTACCGCGACAACAGCACCACGGGCATCGCCACCGGCAGCTCCCCCGAGGGCGCCTACATGGTGACCAGCGGCCACCACGTGAACAACCGCTGCTGCTTCGACTACGGCAACGCCGAGACGTCCGGCAACGACACCGGCAATGGCCACATGGACGCGATCAACTTCGGTACGGAGTGCTGGTTCTCGTGTTCCGGCGCCGGATCGGGCCCCTGGGTCGAGGCGGACCTGGAGAACGGGCTCTTCTTCGGAGGGAACGGAGCCAACTCGAACAACAAGGGCAACTCCAGCGAGTTCGTCACCGCCCTGGAGAAGAACAACGGCAAGACCACTTACGCCATCAAGGGCGGCAACGCCCAGTCGGGCAGCCTGACCACCTGGTACAACGGGGCCCTGCCCAACCTCGGCGGATACACCCCGATGAGCCTGGAAGGCGCCATCGTCCTGGGCACCGGTGGTGACAACAGCAACGGTTCGGCCGGATCCTTCTTCGAAGGCGTCATGACCTCCGGATATCCGACGGACGCCGCCGACAACGCCGTACAGGCCAACGTCACCTCGGTCGGCTACACCACCCCGACCGCGAGCTTCCCGGTCGCCGGCACCGCCTACCGCCTGACCAACGTGAACAGCTCCAAGGTCCTCGACGCCGTCAACTGCGGGACGGCCAACGGAACCGCGATCGACCAGTGGGCCTCGCTCGGCAACTCCTGCCAGCAGTGGAAGTTCGCCGGCGCGGGCAACGGCCACTACACGATCACCAACGTCAACAGCGGCACGGTCCTGGACGACAAGGACTGCGGTCAGTCCAACGGCACGGCCGTCCAGCTGTGGGCCTCGCTCGGCAACACCTGCCAGCAGTGGGACGTCACCGCCGTCGGCAGTCACTACACCATCAGCAACGTCAACACCGGCATGGTGCTCGACGTGACGAACTGCTCAACGGCCAACGGGACCGCGGTCCGTCAGTGGCAGCAGCTCGACAACACCTGTCAGCAGTGGAACATCGCGCCCTGACCGAACGACGAGTCGCCGATGGCCCGCCGACCTCCCCGACGGCGGACCATCGGCCCGTCTTGGAGCGCGATCGGTGGACGGGCCTCCAGACTGCCCGGACCTCACCCTCCACAGCCGGCCCGGAGCGCACTGATCCGCGCCTGGGCTCCACGCACATCCAGCCGCCGCCGGCGGAAAGGCACTTACCTCTCTCCCCCGGGTCAGCCTCGTTCCACCCGCCGCGCCCCACACGCAGTGTCCGACCGATCCGTCTCGCAAAGGAATTGCCGCATGCCTTCAGAAGCCGGACTGCCCCGCAGAACCGTCCTGACAGCCCTCGGTGCCGCGTCCCTGGCCGGGACCTTCGCTGCTTCCGCTCCCGCCCGGGCCGCCGAGCGCTCCGGCACGGCCGCGGACGCCACCGCCTCGGACCTGCCCGCCGCAACCGCACACTGGACCTTCGACGAGGGCTCCGGTACTTCCGCCGCCGACTCGTCCGGCAACGCTCACCCCGCCACGCTCCAGGGTGCGGCCGCCTGGGACACCGGCAAGGTCGGCGCCCACAGCCTGAGCCTCACGGCAGGCGGCAACGCCACCGCGTCCGGGCCCGTCCTCGACACCTCCAAGGCGTTCTCGGTGGCCGCCTGGGTCAACCTCAGTCAGCTGGGCGGCTACCAGACCGCCGTCAGCATCGACGGCAAGGTGGTCAGCTCCTTCTACCTGGGGCTGCGCGACGACACCGGCACCTTCGCCTTCGCCCGCCTCGACGCGGACGCCACCCAGAACGCCGCCGTGGCGGCCGCCGCCTCGGCCCCCACCACCGGCACCTGGACCCATCTGGTCGGCGTCAGCGACCCCTCGGCCGGTGTCACCCGCCTCTACGTCGACGGCGTGCTGGAAGGCGAAACCGCCTACACCGCGGGCTGGACCGGCACCGGCGACACGGCGATCGGCCGGGCGCTCTACGGCGGCGGGCACGTCGACCAGTGGCACGGCCTGATCGACGACGTATGGATGTTCCCGGCCGCCCTCACCTCCGACCAGGTCGCGACGCTGGCCGGAGTGCCGGTGGAGTCCACGACACCGCTGCTGAGCGTGGACGTCGCCCACCCCGCGCACGCGGTCTCCCCCATCCTTCCCGGCCTGATGTTCGAGGACATCAACCACTCCGGCGAGGGCGGCATCTACGCCGAGCTGGTGCAGAACCGCTCGATGATGGCCAGCGACACCACGCCCGCCCACTGGTCCGCCGTCGGCGGAACCACCCTCACGCTGGACACCACCACTCCCCTCAACGACGTCCTCAAGCGTTCCCTCAAGGTCGTGCTGCCGAACGGTACGGGAGCCGGAAACCGGGCCGGGGTGGCCAACGACGGTTTCTGGGGCATACCCGTGCGCCCCCGAACCACCTACACCGCCCGCCTCTTCGCCAAGGCATCGCGCCGAATCGGCCCGCTCACCGTGGCCATCGAGTCGGCGGACGGCGCGACGGTGTACGCCTCCGCACGGGTGCCCCACATAGGTACCGCCTTCCCCGACCACCCCTTCGAGCTGACCCTGCGCACCGGTTCAGGCGCCCCCGTGACCGGCGACGCGAGGCTGACCGTCACCACCGCCGATCCCGCGGCCGCGGGCGAGACCCTCTGGCTCCAGCACGTCTCCCTCTTCCCACCCACCTACAACAACCGCCCCAACGGCCTGCGCATCGACCTGATGGAGAAACTGGTCGCCCTGAAGCCGAAGTTCCTGCGCTTCCCCGGCGGGAACTTCCTCGAGGGCAGCACCATCGCGACGCGGTTCGACTGGAAGAACACCATCGGACCGGTCTGGGAGCGCCCCGGCCACATGGACGACGCCTGGGGCTACTGGTCCACGGACGGGCTCGGACTCCTCGAATACCTGCAATGGGTCGAGGACATGCACGCCCAGCCGGTCCTCGCCGTCTTCGCCGGCTACACGCTGAAGGGCGAACACGTCACCGGCGACGCACTCAAGCCGTACGTCCAGGACGCCCTCGACGAGATCGAGTACGTCACGGGCCCCGTCACCAGCACCTGGGGCGCGAAACGGGCCGCCGACGGACACCCGGAGCCGTTCCCACTGGAGTTCGTGGAGATCGGCAACGAGGACTGGTTCGACTCGTCCGGGTCCTACGACCAGCGGTTCACGGCCTTCCACGACGCGATCAAGGCGAAGTACCCGCACCTGAAGCTGATCGCCACGACGTCGGTGACGAGCCGCACGCCGGACCTGATCGACGAGCACTACTATCTCGCGCCGTCCGCCGCCCAGGCCTCCACCCACAAGTACGACAACCGGGACCGCAATTCGACGAAGGTCTTCGTCGGTGAGTGGGCCGCGCAGGAGGGCCGCCCCACCCCCGACCTCAACGCCGCGCTGGGCGATGCCGCTTGGCTGGCCGGACTGATCCGCAACTCGGACCAGGTCCTGATGGAGTGCTACGCGCCGCTGTTCTCCCACGTCAAGAACAACGTGTGGGCCACCAACCTCATCGCCTACGACAACCTCACCAGCTACGTGTCGCCCAGCTACTGGGCGCAGCAAATGCTGACAAGCCAACTGGGCAAAACGGTGCTGCCGGCCACCGCACGCGCGCTGCCCGGCCTCGCCACCGTGGCCACCCGCTCCGGCAACCGTCTCTACGTCGCGATCGTCAACTCCGGGACGGAGAAGGCGACCGTGCCGGTCGAACTGAAGGGCTTGGCGAAGGGTGTCAAGAAGAACGCCACCGCCACCGTCCTGACGGGCCCTTCACGCACGACCACCAACACCCTGGCCGACCCCAACACCCTCGTACCCAGCACCAGCACGGTCAAGGGCGCCGCGGCAACATTCACCAGTACCGTGCCGGCACTTTCCGTCACGGTCCTGGAACTCACCCTGACCTGACGCCTGCCGAATGCCACAACACACCCTGCCTGCCTGCTCGTTGCGGGCGGGCAGGGTGCAGTCTCGCGTGCGGGAACGCGGCTCGCAGTCCTGGCGCACAGCAGGCCGAACAGTGCCCCGTGGTGCTCGGCGGCGGCCGGTCGGAATCCGCCGGCGGGGCCTCGATCGGCCCGGCCTGGGGGTCGGCATCCACGTCGCCCCCGGGCCAAGCCGGGGCGCATCCGCCCGGGGGCAAATGTCAAGCATGCAGCTTGCCCACGAAGCCGGATTGTCGAAGAGGTACAAGCTCACGAAGCTTCGCGCCTTGCCCAGGCTTCGCAGCCGGACCATCCGGATCACGCAGGGCAGAGGCCTCTTGCCGCAGGCCAGAACCCGTCGCCGCCAATCTCCACCCTCGGAGCCCATGGCTGCTTTCATGGCTACGCACGTAGCCGTGCGACCCCGTTTGAACCGGTGCGGTACGGGTTCTGACTAAGCCTCAGATTCCACAAAAGGAGCCCCTGACCGGCACTTTCACTGGCCAGGGACTCTTGGGGGCAGACGAGTCGGGCTGTACGCCGGGTTCTGTCGCCCGGTCGCCTCGCGGCGGCCGGGGAGACGGCCATCCATCTAGGACCGGCGTTGCCGCCGGTCTCGTGCGGTCTACCCGCGGACTCGGGCGGGCAGCCCTCGAACGTCCGCGCAGAAACACCGGGGTGTTTCCTTTTGACCTTGCTCCGGGTGGGGTTTACCTAGCTGCCCAGGTCGCCCTGGGCACTGGTGGTCTCTTACACCACCGTTTCACCCTTACCGGAGGCCGAAGCCCCCGGCGGTCTGTTTTCTGTGGCACTGTCCCGCGAGTCACCTCGGGTGGCCGTTAGCCACCACCCTGCCCTGTGGAGCCCGGACGTTCCTCGGGAAGCCTCCGTCAAGAGGACTCCACGCGGCCGTCCGCCCGGCTCGTCTGCCGTGTCGACCATGCTACCCGGCGTGTGCGTTCGACCGGACCGGAGCCGGAACCGGGTCCCGCCGTCGCCAGGACCGAGCCCGCCAGGATCAGGGTGAAGGCCGCCGCGATGCCCGCCGTCAGTTCCTCGCCCAGGAACAGGGCTCCCGCCGCCACCGCCACGGCCGGGTTGACGTACGTGAAGACCGTCGCCCGGGTGGGGCCGACCTCCTTGATCAGTTCCAGGAACGCGACGAAGGCGAGTGCCGTGCAGATCGCGCCCAGGCCCACCAGCGCCACCAGCACCGGTGCCGACGGCATCTCCGAGGGCCACGTCGCCCCCGCGGCCGGCGCGTAGACCAGTGCCGCCAGTGCCAGGCAGGGGGCCGTCAGCTGGAGGGTCGGGACGTCCTTGAGCCGGCGCGCCGCGATCAGGGGTGCCGTCGCGTAGCCCAGGACCGTGAGCATGACCTCGCCCAGGGAGCGGGCGTCTGCGCCGGTCAGGTGCGGGACGGTGAGGACTCCCACACCCACCAGGCCCAGCGCCAGACCCGTCATCCGCCGTACGCCCAGGCGCTCCGTGTCCCCGAAGAAGCGGGCCACGACCACGCCGACGATCGGGACGCCCGCGATCAGCAGGCCGGCCGTCGAGCTGGACAGGTTCCTCTCCGCGTCCGTCAGCGTGAACCAGGGGCCGATGATCTCGATGCACGCGAAGGCCAGCATCGGTATCCAGTGCGTACGGACCGTGCGGAGCAGGCCGCCCTGCCGTATCGCGAAGGGAAGCAGCAGGACCGCGCCCAGGGCGCAGCGCGTGAACACCACCATGGACGGGGAGAGCGGGGCGTCCACCGCCACCTTGATCATCAGGTAGGGGATGCCCCAGACGACTCCCATGAGGGAGAACAGGAACCAGCCGCGTGCAGTCATGCGGAAACCATGCGCGCGCTCAGTACCCGCCGTCTTGAACGCTGTTGCGGTACGCCGCCGGAGTCACCCCCAGCACCCGGCGGAACCAGCGGGTCAGGTGCGCCTGGTCCGCGAAGCCGACGAGGGAGGCCCCCGTGTGCCTTACTGGGTCATTTGTGAGAATCGCGCAACACGATGACTGTCACGCACAGCTGCGCGGTGGCAGCTTCGCGAGCCCTCACCCGGCGACCGCGTCCTGTGCGGGTGGTGGTCACCGGGCGCAGTGGGCATCAGGCATTACCGGGGGAAGCTGGGCGCTGTCGTGCCTGCGCCCCGCACGGAGCGACCGGTGAGGATCGGGTGCGCGCGACGTGGGCCCTCGCCTTCGCGCAATCCTCTCCGGGAGCCAAGCGGCCGTGAGGGGGCCGCCCGTACCTGGCGATAATCCACAGCGGCGCGTTAGGTCGCTCCTCACAAGGCGGCGATCTCGCCGGCGGTCAGGCGAGCGAGGCAAGGGCGGCGTCCAGGCGGGCAGCGGCCTCCTGTGCGACGGGCTGCAGGGCGGGCAGGCCGGTGAGAGTGACCATGGTGTTCGGGTCCAGTGCCTGGACGAGCGTGTGGTCGCCCTCTCGGCGTACGACGACGTTGCAGGGCAGCAGCAGACCGATGGCGCGGTCGGCTTCGATGGCGCGGTGGGCCAGGGACGGGTTGCAGGCGCCGAGAATCAGGTAGTCCTCCATGTCGTGGCCGAGCTTGGCCTTGAGGGTGGCCGTGACGTCGATCTCGGTGAGGACGCCGAAGCCCTGGGCGGCGAGGGCTTCGCGTACGGCATCGACCGTGGTGGCGAAGTCGCTGGTCAGACTGACGGTGCGGTCGTAGCTCACGGGTTTCTCCCCTGATGGGCAAGCATGCGAACACACTCAACAATACCCCCCTGGGTATCGTGTACGCTCGTCGCCGCAGACCAAATTACCCCCCGGGGTATCTCAGGAGGATTCCATGACGAGCGTCGACCACGCCCCGAAGACCGGAGCCCCGCCTTTCCCACCCTCCCGACCCGGCCCGCTGGGGCGCCTCGGCGACTGGACAGCGAGCCGCTTCAGGACCGTCCTGGTGGGGTGGGTGATCGTGGTCGCCGTGCTCGGTGTCTTCGCGCCGCAGGTGACCACCGCACTGTCCGGTGCGGGCTGGCAGAGCAACGGATCGGAGTCCGTCGCGGTCCGGGAGCTGGCCCAGCAGCACTTCGGCGGCACCGGCTCCACCGCGATCCAGGTCGTCGTCCACGCCGACCGGCCGGTCACCGACCCCGCCGTGCGGACCGTGCTCGCCAAGGCGACCGGGCTGCTGACCGCCGACGACCGGATCTCCGAGGTCGTCCAGCCCCGGGCCGGGGCGACGATCAGCCGGGACGGCAGGACCGCCGTGCTGCTGGGCGGCGCCAAGGCCAACCCGGACGACATGGTGCGGGCCTCCGACGACCTCAAGGATCCGCTGCGCGCGCTGTCCACCGACGGCATCGACGTGCGGGCCACTGGGGCGTCCGTCCTGTGGAGCGACTTCAACACCGCCAACCTGGATGCGATGATCAAGGCCGAGATTCTGTCCTGGCCGGTCATCCTGGTCGTCCTGGTGATCGCCTTCGGCTCGCTCGTCGCCGCCGGCCTTCCCCTGCTGCTCACCATGGCCGGGCTGGCCGCCTCCGTGGGCTCGTTGGTCCTGATCAGCCATGTCACGCCGATCTCCATCTGGGCCATGGACTTCGCCCTGATGTTCGCCCTGGCGCTCGGTATCGACTACGCGCTCTTCCTGGTCATCCGCTTCCGCGGCGCCCTCGCCCGCCACGGCGACCCACGCCGCGCGGTGCAGGAGACCATGGACACCGCGGGCAAGGCCGTCCTGCTGTCCGGACTGACCGTGCTCGTCAGCCTGTCCGCCGTGATGCTCGTGCCCGCCCCGGCGGTCCGCACCATGGCCGTTGGCATCATGCTCTCCGTCGTCTTCGTGCTCGCCGCGACTCTGACTCTGCTGCCCGCCGTCCTCGGCAGGCTGGGCCCGCGCATCAACAAGCTCGCCCTGCCCCGGACCCGCACCGACCAGGTCGTCTCCCCCCGCTTCGGCGCCTGGGGCGAGCAGCTGTGGCGTCACCCGCTGCGCTACGGGGTCCCCGCGGTGCTGGTCCTGGTCGCGCTCGCTGTCCCGGTGTTCGGGCTGAAGACCGCGATGCCGTCCATCACCGTCGTCCCCGCCTCCGACAGCTCACGGCAGGGCTACGAGATGGTGCAGCAGGCCCTCGGTAAGGGCGCCCCCGGCATGCTCCAGATCGTCACGCCCACCGCCCAGGCACCGGCCACGGCCCGCACCCTCGCCTCCACCGACGGCATCGCCGCCGTCCTGCCCGCCCAGCCGGCCGCCGACGGCTCGCGCTGGAGCCTGATCCAGGCCATGCCGTCGGTCGACCCCTCCGACGCGTCACTGACAAATACCGTCAAGACCCTCCGGGCCGAACTCCCGAGCCAGGCGTCGGTCGGCGGCGCGGCCGTGGAGAACATCGACCTCAAGCAGGCCCTGGACGACAAGGCCCCGCTGGTCATCGGCGTCATCCTGGCCCTCGGCTTCGTCCTGCTGCTCATCGCCCTCCAGGCCCCGCTGATCGCGGCCCTCGGGGTGCTCACCAATCTCCTCGCCACCGCCGCCGCCTTCGGCGTCGCCCGGCTGATCTTCCAGGACGGCCACGGCTCCGGGCTGCTCGGCTTCGACCCGCAGGGATTCCTGGACGGCTGGGGTCCGGTCTTCTTCTTCGCGATGATCTTCGCCATCGCCATGGACTACACCGTCTTCCTGCTCTCCTCCGCCAAGGAGCACTTCGAGCGCACGGGCGACCCCCGTAAGGCCATGACCGCCGCCCTCGCGCACTCCGGCCGCGTCATCTTCGCGGCAGCGGGCGTCATGGTCGCCGTCTTCTTCACCTTCGCCCTCGCCGAGCCGCTCCCGCCCAAGGAGATGGGCATCGTCCTCGGCACCGCCGTTCTCCTCGACGCCTTCCTCATCCGACTCGTTCTGCTCCCCGCCCTGCTCCGCGTCACCGGCCGTGCCGCGTGGTGGAGCCCCGCGTGGCTGCGCAGGGTCCTGCCCGACATCCGCTTCTCCCACGACTGACCGCCCCCTGCCCTGGTGGCCTCCGGCCCCGCGCCGGGGTCACCGATACCCCAGGGGGTACGATCGACCGTAATAAACCCACTCGGAGGAGCCGCCCGTGAAGGTCGACGAGGAAGCCAGCACCGCCGTTCTCAACCGCCTCCGTCGCGCCCAGGGGCAGCTCGCCGGTGTCATCGCCATGATCGAGGCCGGCCGCGACTGCAAGGACGTCGTCACTCAGCTCGCCGCGGTTTCCCGCGCCCTGGACCGCGCCGGCTTCAAAATCATCGCCAGTGGCATGCGCCAGTGCATGACCGCCGCCGACGAGGACACACCCCCGATGGGCGAAGCCGAACTCGAAAAACTCTTCCTCGCCCTTGCCTGACACACCTCGGCCGCGCACCACGACCATCAGTTCGTCCGTGGAGGACCAGGCGCCGAACTTGCGGCTGTCGGAGGCGCACGCAGTGCCGGTACCCCACCACATCTCATCCCGGACGGCGAAGGTGGCGTTCACCAGCTTCCGCAGGGCCGCGCGCATGTTGGCGCGGTTGACGAACAGGTG
Coding sequences:
- a CDS encoding arabinofuranosidase catalytic domain-containing protein produces the protein MIATHLRGLRLRVVGAVLALLAGILAATISTAGTAQAASSLPCDIYGSAGTPCAAAHSTTRALYASYNGSLYQVKRASDSATTNIGVLSAGGYANAAAQDSFCSGTTCVITKIYDQSSNHNDLTIEGPGGNGGQDVGAIANALPVTVGGHKAYGIFVNAGVGYRDNSTTGIATGSSPEGAYMVTSGHHVNNRCCFDYGNAETSGNDTGNGHMDAINFGTECWFSCSGAGSGPWVEADLENGLFFGGNGANSNNKGNSSEFVTALEKNNGKTTYAIKGGNAQSGSLTTWYNGALPNLGGYTPMSLEGAIVLGTGGDNSNGSAGSFFEGVMTSGYPTDAADNAVQANVTSVGYTTPTASFPVAGTAYRLTNVNSSKVLDAVNCGTANGTAIDQWASLGNSCQQWKFAGAGNGHYTITNVNSGTVLDDKDCGQSNGTAVQLWASLGNTCQQWDVTAVGSHYTISNVNTGMVLDVTNCSTANGTAVRQWQQLDNTCQQWNIAP
- a CDS encoding LamG-like jellyroll fold domain-containing protein, producing MPSEAGLPRRTVLTALGAASLAGTFAASAPARAAERSGTAADATASDLPAATAHWTFDEGSGTSAADSSGNAHPATLQGAAAWDTGKVGAHSLSLTAGGNATASGPVLDTSKAFSVAAWVNLSQLGGYQTAVSIDGKVVSSFYLGLRDDTGTFAFARLDADATQNAAVAAAASAPTTGTWTHLVGVSDPSAGVTRLYVDGVLEGETAYTAGWTGTGDTAIGRALYGGGHVDQWHGLIDDVWMFPAALTSDQVATLAGVPVESTTPLLSVDVAHPAHAVSPILPGLMFEDINHSGEGGIYAELVQNRSMMASDTTPAHWSAVGGTTLTLDTTTPLNDVLKRSLKVVLPNGTGAGNRAGVANDGFWGIPVRPRTTYTARLFAKASRRIGPLTVAIESADGATVYASARVPHIGTAFPDHPFELTLRTGSGAPVTGDARLTVTTADPAAAGETLWLQHVSLFPPTYNNRPNGLRIDLMEKLVALKPKFLRFPGGNFLEGSTIATRFDWKNTIGPVWERPGHMDDAWGYWSTDGLGLLEYLQWVEDMHAQPVLAVFAGYTLKGEHVTGDALKPYVQDALDEIEYVTGPVTSTWGAKRAADGHPEPFPLEFVEIGNEDWFDSSGSYDQRFTAFHDAIKAKYPHLKLIATTSVTSRTPDLIDEHYYLAPSAAQASTHKYDNRDRNSTKVFVGEWAAQEGRPTPDLNAALGDAAWLAGLIRNSDQVLMECYAPLFSHVKNNVWATNLIAYDNLTSYVSPSYWAQQMLTSQLGKTVLPATARALPGLATVATRSGNRLYVAIVNSGTEKATVPVELKGLAKGVKKNATATVLTGPSRTTTNTLADPNTLVPSTSTVKGAAATFTSTVPALSVTVLELTLT
- a CDS encoding DUF302 domain-containing protein, encoding MSYDRTVSLTSDFATTVDAVREALAAQGFGVLTEIDVTATLKAKLGHDMEDYLILGACNPSLAHRAIEADRAIGLLLPCNVVVRREGDHTLVQALDPNTMVTLTGLPALQPVAQEAAARLDAALASLA
- a CDS encoding MMPL family transporter produces the protein MTSVDHAPKTGAPPFPPSRPGPLGRLGDWTASRFRTVLVGWVIVVAVLGVFAPQVTTALSGAGWQSNGSESVAVRELAQQHFGGTGSTAIQVVVHADRPVTDPAVRTVLAKATGLLTADDRISEVVQPRAGATISRDGRTAVLLGGAKANPDDMVRASDDLKDPLRALSTDGIDVRATGASVLWSDFNTANLDAMIKAEILSWPVILVVLVIAFGSLVAAGLPLLLTMAGLAASVGSLVLISHVTPISIWAMDFALMFALALGIDYALFLVIRFRGALARHGDPRRAVQETMDTAGKAVLLSGLTVLVSLSAVMLVPAPAVRTMAVGIMLSVVFVLAATLTLLPAVLGRLGPRINKLALPRTRTDQVVSPRFGAWGEQLWRHPLRYGVPAVLVLVALAVPVFGLKTAMPSITVVPASDSSRQGYEMVQQALGKGAPGMLQIVTPTAQAPATARTLASTDGIAAVLPAQPAADGSRWSLIQAMPSVDPSDASLTNTVKTLRAELPSQASVGGAAVENIDLKQALDDKAPLVIGVILALGFVLLLIALQAPLIAALGVLTNLLATAAAFGVARLIFQDGHGSGLLGFDPQGFLDGWGPVFFFAMIFAIAMDYTVFLLSSAKEHFERTGDPRKAMTAALAHSGRVIFAAAGVMVAVFFTFALAEPLPPKEMGIVLGTAVLLDAFLIRLVLLPALLRVTGRAAWWSPAWLRRVLPDIRFSHD
- a CDS encoding metal-sensitive transcriptional regulator — protein: MKVDEEASTAVLNRLRRAQGQLAGVIAMIEAGRDCKDVVTQLAAVSRALDRAGFKIIASGMRQCMTAADEDTPPMGEAELEKLFLALA